gttaaaaaaaaatccccggtccaccacgcaaacaataggtcccgctcctaacaagaagccgaagaagaagttgaagcgcccgtaattcggttccaaccccaaattcagagccgaacaatatccaaaacacttctatcactcaggtgttttgtagaatatgtcaacatactatcgattggaaacgcaaagatacgtgcgatgaccacttgaagtccaaaatccatatgaaaaacaatgaacgccgtagccagggcacgccccttcaaacaacaatttgagtttataaaaaaatagtttataagcactttaatattgatgtcatgtttttatttgaagcactaaaaacagtgcaatgttgtgatgttttaataaatgtagtcttctatctgattaaattgtattcgttcgcacttatttgacactcgttctgatgattttaagtgtaaaaacggaattaatgaaaattaaaacggaaaaaacggaatttggaaaaaaataaaacggaatttggaaaaaaataaaacggatttcatatggccctaCATTTACGAAAAACCTGTCTAAATATCATAGGCATTGACAACTGAAGCTCCTCTCGATTTGGCCAAAACAAAAGTGCTGGAGCAAGTCTTGCATTCAGCACTTCAATGGTGCTTCTAAATGTTCTGCTGGCAGTGGGAATTGAGATCTTAAACATACAACCAAGCAATGACAGGGGAAGGTTCATTTTCAGCCTCATAAGAGTTAACAGAATTTgttggaagggagagaggtttGTACCAGTCTGCAGAAATGAAAACACAAATGTTAAAACTACTTGTGACTTTGAATATGAGGGGATTCCAGTCATTGCCTTCACTTTTTCATCATCTTTTTCAAAAGCCAGTTCATCAAATGTTCCTGATTTAATAATTTCTTTCAGTTTAAGGTTTTCCTCTCTGAGGTCATTACACTCCCTTTGTAATCTTGCAATATTTTCCTTGCATGGCTTGTTGCCACACTGTTGTTCATCCACAGCAGGTGGCGCAGGTCCAGCATCTGGTACTGATGACAGGTCGAGGACATCCACTGcatctttcttctttttctcctccaccctcttgtTCTTCGTTCTGCTGTGCTGCTCATACCTTTCCATGTCTTTCTCCCTTTTCCTCTTCTTGGTGGCTGGAATGTGTGAGAAGATGGATGGAACCCAGTCAGGGGACAAAGGGTCGTCACATTTGGCACCTATAACGACACAAGCGGGTTTATGTCCCACATATGCCAACAAGTTATTAGTAACATCAAGAACATTGTCATATCATTCCTTCAGACGTTTTAGTCTTTGTCACTTACTGAAAATTGTATTTAGTTAGTCcaattttgtttttgtaaatgtttAAAGTAGGTAGTGGAACAGTTTTAATTAAAGTCAAATTGTATTCCATGTTTTAGTCATTATGTTCTCAAACAGTTTCATGATACTGTAATGGATTTTGCTAAATTATATTTCTCCTGGCtgtaagagaaaaaaagagaaataagtAACGTTATCCTGAGCTAGCTGTTTAGAATTTAGACATCTAAGCTACGTGTTTGTTACAGTACTTCATTCATATAACTAACGTTACCATGATAATTTATTCATGAAATAAAATGACGTAAACGAATAATATAATCTGAATTTTCGGAAAATTTACACTGCATGCAAATTGGTAAAGCCCTCTCCCCTTCCTACATCTGACTGTTATCTTTTCAGACTGAAAATGATCAGCAAGGCCGCTGGAGTTGGGTGCATAGGTCCACTTAAGCAAACCATGTCAGAACGAATACGTAAATATATAATGACTGACAGTACAATAATTAAAATACTGTGTTGACTAACGAGCTTAACCTTACCTTTGATGAAATGTTCGCTACAAAGACGTGTGTACTTGGATGGTTGCCATTGTTTGTTTTCCCCAGGGACGGAGGCACGTCTCAAGGCACATatccacaacctcctcctctctgggttTTCTTTCTCAGACGGGATTCTGTAAAAGCACAACCCAGGCTTGTTCCCTCGTCGATTTCTGCAGCCAATTGCACAACAACTATCTGGCATTTTGGTAAAAGTTAAGCCAAAGCTAGCAAAGAAAAGTAGCTGGCGGGCAGCGGACCGGCAGTTGAAATAGTGTCTTTTGCCCTCCAAGTGGGCATTCCCACAAGGGCGTGATGTCACGTGAAAACTATgtattggaacagcagcggactggatgacgtcaccacctctgttcgtccgttaactgtgctatggcctcatttaggcatatactactgaacaaaataaacaaatgatataaaacaaaatcccagcctctttaaTTTTCAAATAGTAGgctatgtaaatattctgaatgaatacaaattgaaaagatatgcgtgtcctgtcatgtgtatgagctatacacacacgactttatatatatttaagcaatagatcacgccaggctgtggtatgtgctcattataccactgttaaggggcgttgtccggccccgacgcgcagcggagggccggcgacccccttcacagtggtataatgagcacatgccactgactgaagtgatctattgcttttatacaacggttactattatggcgaaacgaaagtcatagacacactacatttaaaaagaaaccaagaaagtcaaaatagccgtttaattaaagaatacaaaaaagtagtccctcctggctgccgctatgcatcgacggtcgctatgcaacacactttagcgtccctccgagagaaggctccgatagagcggttcgccggcaatttatcctatggagcagttcactcgccgtgtgcctaagctttcgttagtctctccatcgccttgctcactcccggagtaacaacatttacacgctctccatcatccaacatatgttttactttgtaactgtttctacttccaggcgcggagtgatatgcaaactttcacaaaatgatcgggtgtcatagcagttatgtatacgctcattatacaacagttgggaaccaatcagatcgctggatttaggtcccccgttgtataaatatttatatattatcttatattattattattatattatataaatatatatataagttaagagtaacttaagctacagttgtgcgtcttctccatattgtccgccatcgtactgctgcgaatgcgaaatgcatcctgggatttatagcggttgcaagcatagacatcctatatcatagacggagcatcgaatgctaccgcctactggcgctgacgagacgcggggcagccatcttggagtggtcaccCGCTCCACTCAGcgtaatccgtttggc
The Gadus morhua chromosome 7, gadMor3.0, whole genome shotgun sequence DNA segment above includes these coding regions:
- the LOC115547448 gene encoding THAP domain-containing protein 1-like: MPDSCCAIGCRNRRGNKPGLCFYRIPSEKENPERRRLWICALRRASVPGENKQWQPSKYTRLCSEHFIKGAKCDDPLSPDWVPSIFSHIPATKKRKREKDMERYEQHSRTKNKRVEEKKKKDAVDVLDLSSVPDAGPAPPAVDEQQCGNKPCKENIARLQRECNDLREENLKLKEIIKSGTFDELAFEKDDEKVKAMTGIPSYSKSQVVLTFVFSFLQTGTNLSPFQQILLTLMRLKMNLPLSLLGCMFKISIPTASRTFRSTIEVLNARLAPALLFWPNREELQLSMPMIFRQVFRKCRAI